atgttgcgcaacatgagcacTCATGAAGTGTCCGATTGGATTTGCGataacatttgcattgatgtcagagtgattagagggacaatagagtgctgagtaccaggaagttagcgcgtttggtaggctactaatgaccttCAGCAGCATCCGAGCTTGGAGAatcctaattaccgtgactaaatggtcatgtggaatttgactgccttcatgacttgtGACCACCGGTGCAGCAGTAATATGGTCAGCGTAACAGCCCTACTCAAGAGTACACCTAATGTAGTGCATACTCAAGTACGCCGGTGTAATTCAGCCTCATGACTTACCTGCGTACTCTTGTGGTCTCATGGGTCTGTTGATGACCCTCTGGAAGGCAGCGATCCAGTCCCTCTGCTCCGCCTCCGTCTCGCAGGCAAACAGGAACTTCCTGTCTGGTGTTACTATGGTGATGCCATGGTTCCAGTGGTAGCCCTGTGTTGAGGTGGGAAGGCCTGGGAGCACGGTGTAGCTGTTCTCTTTACTGCCGATGAACACCTCTCCCCTTGCATAGGCAtcctgagagaggaggggggagaggcggggggaaagagagcgtgagagagatcAGAGAATAAAGTATGCTGTATGCCACAGAATAGAAAGTTGTGACAAGTAGGTTCATTCAGAATGGATGATTAATTTTAGGGTAGGGTGTGTGTCTCCTCACCAAAGGATCTTTGAAGTACATGAGTCTCCTGTCGTCCATGGTGAACCACCTTTTCTTAAAGCCCTCTGTGTGCTTTGGGCCTGTCTTCTCCATGAAGCCCTCTTTCATGAAGCTACGTGTAAGTTTGGGCACCAGCTGAAGGCAAAGACAAGAGAGAAAATGATTTGTTTAATTGTGTTTAATAGTGGTAATACTCATTTCTAAATATATGTTGTGGCCTCACCTCCTCATCACTGGCTCCAGGGAAGGCCACCTGAAGGTAATGGAACCTGGCAGCTCTGATAGCGTTGAACCAGTCCACCATTTCCTACCAAAACAAAAGACACAAAAGCATCCTAGTCAGAGATAGTCAGATACGTGCTTTATTCAGAGTCATCCCTGCATTGAGAAGACCGTAAACCTGCTACAGTATGGAACATTACGAGACGTGATCAAGGTATTATATCACGACAAAACAGCTTTAATATTACTGTTCTGTTCAAGCTTGCTATCGTGTCTGTTAACCAGCTGTACACGCTGTGCCTTTCATCCTAACCCACAGACAAGGGTGACTTGCTACTGAGAGAGATGATCACCTGTGTGCACAGCAGTAAACCCTCAGAGAAAAACAGCCCGCCAGCCAACAACTCTGTGTGTGATTGCAACCCCCTCCACATTCCTCTAGCCAGCTCCACTGACCAGATTACACGGCAGGATTCACTGCTGTCACAGTGAAGAACACGTCTACTGATGAAATAGATATCTAGACATGTTGATTTCCATTCTCCCTTGGTTATCCAGAACAgcaaaaggtgctatctagagcttaaaagggttcttcggctgtccccaaaggagaaccctttgaagaaacctttttggttccaggtagaatcataTTGGGTTCCTTGTAGAATCCTTTCCCcagagggttttacatggaacccaaaagagttctaactGGAACCGAAAACTATTTTCCTATGGGTAAATCCAAAGAACCTTTTTGGAACCCATTTTTTTATAAGAGTGTAGAGACTTAAATTTAGTTGAACAGACTGCAGTGGCtcgtcctttaaaagttgcggtATACTGCGGCGCAGCTTGTatggtgccgcagaattctatgacACGTTTTTTAAGTGTGAACCActggtaccattaatgctagCTAGTGCTAATTTGACCACCAGAAgagcatttgatagccttcaatagtggctgtactAAAGAATGCGGGCACGCGGGAGacctgtaatgaatactcagggagaaaaatgtGTAGATTCACACGCAGAGTGTGGCAGATGTTTACTAagccttcgcagaaggcaggaatcgtgatcacaggcaggcaggcaatggtcaaacacaggtaggtagtcaaaaacaaacaatagctcacaaccatacaaacagaaagaactgaaataaatagggagctgatgagaccaagTGAGAAACGAACACAGGTGAATTAGgctacctggggcggcaggtagcctagcggttagagtgttggacttgtaaccgcaaggttgcaagataaaatccccgagctgacaagtcgttctgcccctgaacaacgcAGTTACCcctctgttcctaggccgtcattgaaaataagaatttgttcttaactgacttgccaattaaaataaaaaatatttaaaaaaatctatgaTCAAAAAttaaagacagggctacgttccagaacacaaaggaACAGGGCTATGTtcaagaacacaaggttgactaagaaaagaaaagcagaaccttacaagactggggttcaattccccgatggGGAGGAATGAGTAGGCTGTcctcgtaaataagaatttgttcttaactgacttgcctagttaaataaaggttacactaagagcataagTCTAACATACCCAAACAGAGATTCTGTGAAAATagaaatctcattgatttatcaagaccagtccccatgcttgtctcagagcagcgcaaaatggtgctaaaatagttgtaggctattgcttcaaatccaattgcttctaacttcaatatgcgcTTTAAATAAATAacacctacaccacttttaacagcactttactcaacactagtgagactcatgtcgcctgCGTTAGGCCTAGAGTATATAGAAAAATATGACGTGtctctccgccaataattacatatagaggattggaggatattgctgtaattcagtgatatttattcccatagtaatggatccataactaaataaacatcagcattttgaaagagtattttatcattattttattaatgaaagcataaagatgccattattagttacattgttttagtttgaacgtgcagactggcactaagaacagaacagcgggaacgtctccctagtcagcgccattattagtgcaatgccccttagTGCTGCCAGTCTGGCGGGGTGGgacccctcccccttcctcctcctcctcccttccccatgggCTAGATCGGCCTTCTGTGTGCGGCTCTGCGGCCCATCCCGTACCCCCTACCCTCGTGCCTTGAATCTCGCACGTTTTCAGTGAATACAGCTGGAGAACTACAAGGCAATCTCATtgtgcgccactcaggagccatgaccaatatgaccaatatatattgtcctgctaataacagggttaataatatatctgtgagaatatccaacAGGCTTTTATATCATTctcaattaataataataataatcgctttgtttaaacaaataacaatattttggagatgattttgttttcaaataacgtaaatgtaacgtctgcttccagctcacactctcaaacacatagatcccctgaacacagctcactctccagatcccaatcacctgaattctgatcacctattcacacacctgtatgtcattatcgcacactatttagttcagttctttgcaccccatcactgtgaggtattgtttgttttgtgacacacgtcTTTCAAAGAGCTGTTTTTCTGGTGAGTtactcctcccgtgtatgatactTTTTGCCTGTCTCACTAACtatgccttttgcctattccctgcctgtactttagcttatcggatttcctgttatctacctattgcttgatctcccggactacgttactagccttttccctgcctgtactgttgcccctttggaccccctgtgtatgaccttctgcctgcccctggacccagctacctgcttcctcctgtggtcctctgcaataaacacctgctgcgccctgcgcttgaaaccagctctctgtctcccctcgtgttcaCTACAGTAAAATAAGagaggaaaaaggccattcttgaacatgggtgTAGACATTGtttctaatttgtaaataaagccagtttgttatttagaatgatttatttctgtttttagagggagagaaaccaaaaacctacaATCAACAAATGGGTCTCCCAGCCGAGGCTGGCACAGGTATTGAGCCAGCATCTGTAGTAAACCAGCTTACactgctatgcagtgtcttagaccgttgcgccacttaggcgctgtacaatgtgaccggtcgggagtggcatacagtaatacagtaagagcaaaataatcctaataaaataataaaaaccttagtgtaacaacagttttagtaagtaatactgaagtcgtgcacaattatcagtttctatttaggtttatgttgcccattcattgtcagttagagacacagtaggacccaaaagcataatcagtgctctaactcccccttgtgctggtctggagcaatgaagtggtgacgcagggtaccgtactaaaccacaaattacctctaagtaccgcagcataatcgcaaaacttttagtggagcaaAAAAGTAAATCAGTGTTCCTTCATATGAGGAACAGCGGCCATATTAGGTGTACCGTTCAATTGATGATTCATCATACCTCTAAGAATTCCGTGCATTTACACATTATACAATAGGAGTTGGCTATACCAgtataaacagatctgggaccaggatacAGAGCCGCAGAGTCCTTTTGGTCACAGTCACCCATAATGCCTCACCTTGGAGTCGCTGTGGTAGACGAAGATGTTCCTGGTGCTGTTGTCTCTCAGGTAAGTAATCTGCAGGCCGTAAGGGTTGCCTATCTTAGCCGGCTGGAACGTGGCATTGAGAGTCTCGATCTTCATCACCGCCTTGGGGTCCCGCGCCTGGGGGAGATACACAAACTGTACGGTACATAAACACAGTATACGTATAAATCGTTACATCGAataatacatactgtatgtttacagtAAACACAAAAAGATAGGTAAGGAGATTAAGTCTGTTGAGGTATTTGTTTTCGTTTCCTTGTGGACACATTTACATAGCGTGCTTTACAAGTATTCACGATTAACTTGAAAGAGATGATTAACCTGAAAGCTAGTCGCATAAGTTAGCTGGAGATTACGTTTCCCAGGAACATGCTTGTATTTATGTGTGAGAGCATGTGCAGATGTGAGCGAACACGTGTTGACTCCAGCCTTACGTCCTGCTTGTTGAAAT
This genomic interval from Salvelinus fontinalis isolate EN_2023a chromosome 30, ASM2944872v1, whole genome shotgun sequence contains the following:
- the LOC129829198 gene encoding arf-GAP with dual PH domain-containing protein 1-like isoform X4, whose protein sequence is MSSWPEKHGLSSDFLEPEQETLGQWEIREPDWASVTLGVFVCQGCSLLHRGIPHISRVKSVQQETWDASEVELMAAMGNEPAKAKYEQKVPAFYYRPKHTDCKLLREQWIRARYERNEFEFIEKQEPYSAGYREGFLWKRGRDNGQFLSRKFILSEREGALKYFNKQDFVYLPQARDPKAVMKIETLNATFQPAKIGNPYGLQITYLRDNSTRNIFVYHSDSKEMVDWFNAIRAARFHYLQVAFPGASDEELVPKLTRSFMKEGFMEKTGPKHTEGFKKRWFTMDDRRLMYFKDPLDAYARGEVFIGSKENSYTVLPGLPTSTQGYHWNHGITIVTPDRKFLFACETEAEQRDWIAAFQRVINRPMRPQEYAVEAHFKHKP
- the LOC129829198 gene encoding arf-GAP with dual PH domain-containing protein 1-like isoform X1 codes for the protein MESERNKRLLQDVLARPGNDVCADCGNAGLSSDFLEPEQETLGQWEIREPDWASVTLGVFVCQGCSLLHRGIPHISRVKSVQQETWDASEVELMAAMGNEPAKAKYEQKVPAFYYRPKHTDCKLLREQWIRARYERNEFEFIEKQEPYSAGYREGFLWKRGRDNGQFLSRKFILSEREGALKYFNKQDFVYLPQARDPKAVMKIETLNATFQPAKIGNPYGLQITYLRDNSTRNIFVYHSDSKEMVDWFNAIRAARFHYLQVAFPGASDEELVPKLTRSFMKEGFMEKTGPKHTEGFKKRWFTMDDRRLMYFKDPLDAYARGEVFIGSKENSYTVLPGLPTSTQGYHWNHGITIVTPDRKFLFACETEAEQRDWIAAFQRVINRPMRPQEYAVEAHFKHKP
- the LOC129829198 gene encoding arf-GAP with dual PH domain-containing protein 1-like isoform X5, which encodes MESERNKRLLQDVLARPGNDVCADCGNAEPDWASVTLGVFVCQGCSLLHRGIPHISRVKSVQQETWDASEVELMAAMGNEPAKAKYEQKVPAFYYRPKHTDCKLLREQWIRARYERNEFEFIEKQEPYSAGYREGFLWKRGRDNGQFLSRKFILSEREGALKYFNKQDARDPKAVMKIETLNATFQPAKIGNPYGLQITYLRDNSTRNIFVYHSDSKEMVDWFNAIRAARFHYLQVAFPGASDEELVPKLTRSFMKEGFMEKTGPKHTEGFKKRWFTMDDRRLMYFKDPLDAYARGEVFIGSKENSYTVLPGLPTSTQGYHWNHGITIVTPDRKFLFACETEAEQRDWIAAFQRVINRPMRPQEYAVEAHFKHKP
- the LOC129829198 gene encoding arf-GAP with dual PH domain-containing protein 1-like isoform X3; amino-acid sequence: MESERNKRLLQDVLARPGNDVCADCGNAEPDWASVTLGVFVCQGCSLLHRGIPHISRVKSVQQETWDASEVELMAAMGNEPAKAKYEQKVPAFYYRPKHTDCKLLREQWIRARYERNEFEFIEKQEPYSAGYREGFLWKRGRDNGQFLSRKFILSEREGALKYFNKQDFVYLPQARDPKAVMKIETLNATFQPAKIGNPYGLQITYLRDNSTRNIFVYHSDSKEMVDWFNAIRAARFHYLQVAFPGASDEELVPKLTRSFMKEGFMEKTGPKHTEGFKKRWFTMDDRRLMYFKDPLDAYARGEVFIGSKENSYTVLPGLPTSTQGYHWNHGITIVTPDRKFLFACETEAEQRDWIAAFQRVINRPMRPQEYAVEAHFKHKP
- the LOC129829198 gene encoding arf-GAP with dual PH domain-containing protein 1-like isoform X2, translated to MESERNKRLLQDVLARPGNDVCADCGNAGLSSDFLEPEQETLGQWEIREPDWASVTLGVFVCQGCSLLHRGIPHISRVKSVQQETWDASEVELMAAMGNEPAKAKYEQKVPAFYYRPKHTDCKLLREQWIRARYERNEFEFIEKQEPYSAGYREGFLWKRGRDNGQFLSRKFILSEREGALKYFNKQDARDPKAVMKIETLNATFQPAKIGNPYGLQITYLRDNSTRNIFVYHSDSKEMVDWFNAIRAARFHYLQVAFPGASDEELVPKLTRSFMKEGFMEKTGPKHTEGFKKRWFTMDDRRLMYFKDPLDAYARGEVFIGSKENSYTVLPGLPTSTQGYHWNHGITIVTPDRKFLFACETEAEQRDWIAAFQRVINRPMRPQEYAVEAHFKHKP